A DNA window from Mastomys coucha isolate ucsf_1 unplaced genomic scaffold, UCSF_Mcou_1 pScaffold21, whole genome shotgun sequence contains the following coding sequences:
- the CUNH19orf47 gene encoding uncharacterized protein C19orf47 homolog isoform X1: MGFRIRENLLLNLRKAPRSRVKARKTMVSVTMATSEWIQFFKEAGIPPGPAVNYAVMFVDNRIQKSMLLDLNKEIMNELGVTVVGDIIAILKHAKVVHRQDMCKAATESVPCNPSPLQGELRRGASSAASRMIANSLNHDSPPHTPTRRSDNSTSKISVTVSNKMAAKSAKAAALAHREEESLVVPTKRRRVTAEMEGKYIIHMPKGTTPRTRKILEQQQAAKGLHRTSVFDRLGAESKADTTTGTKPTGVFSRLGATPEMDEDLAWESDNDSSSSSVLQYAGVLKKLGQGPTKASPQPALTVKAKATSSATTTATTPKLRRLALPSRLGPEKKPDSLPKVSILQRLGKAAVVSEAQDSQVTSTKSKSSAEVKFAIKRTLVGPRGSSSSESLGAQMDHAGTVSVFKRLGRRTF, translated from the exons GCTCCAAGAAGCAGGGTCAAGGCCAGGAAGACAATGGTCTCAGTGACAATGG CCACTTCTGAGTGGATCCAGTTCTTCAAGGAAGCCGGCATTCCCCCAGGACCTGCTGTTAATTATGCTGTGATGTTTGTGGATAATCG GATCCAGAAGAGCATGCTGCTAGATCTtaataaagaaatcatgaatGAGCTGGGTGTGACTGTCGTGGGTGATATCATTGCCATCCTCAAGCATGCCAAGGTGGTGCACCGCCAG GACATGTGCAAAGCAGCCACTGAGTCGGTTCCCTGTAACCCCAGTCCCCTCCAGGGCGAGCTTCGCCGTGGCGCTTCTAGTG CGGCTTCTCGAATGATCGCCAACAGCCTGAACCATGACTCTCCACCCCATACCCCAACACGGCGGTCAGACAACAGCACCTCCAAGATCTCTGTCACTGTGTCCAACAAGATGGCAGCGAAGAGTGCCAAGGCTGCCG CTCTGGCCCACAGGGAGGAGGAAAGCCTGGTTGTCCCCACCAAGCGGCGGCGGGTCACAGCTGAGATGGAGGGAAAGTACATCATCCACATGCCCAAGGGGACCACTCCCCGCACCCGAAAGATCctggagcagcagcaggcagcaaAAG gtctccatAGAACATCTGTGTTTGATCGCCTTGGTGCTGAGTCCAAAGCAGACACGACCACAGGGACTAAG CCCACAGGAGTTTTCAGCCGCTTAGGGGCCACCCCAGAGATGGATGAGGATCTGGCCTGGGAGAGTGACAATGACAGCAGCAGTAGCTCTGTCCTGCAGTATGCTGGGGTCCTGAAGAAACTAGGACAAGGCCCAACCAAGGCCAGTCCCCAGCCAGCACTGACTGTCAAAGCCAAGGCCACAAGCTCTgccaccaccacagccaccactCCAAAGCTGCGGCGCCTGGCACTTCCCTCTCGCCTTGGGCCGGAGAAGAAGCCAGATTCCCTGCCCAAAGTCAGCATCCTTCAGAGACTGGGAAAGGCTGCTGTTGTGTCCGAGGCACAGGACAGCCAGGTCACGAGCACCAAGAGTAAGTCCTCAGCTGAGGTCAAGTTCGCCATTAAGAGGACTCTGGTAGGGCCCCGGGGGAGCAGCTCCAGCGAGAGCCTTGGTGCCCAGATGGACCACGCAGGCACTGTGAGCGTGTTCAAAAGACTGGGCCGAAGGACTTTCTAG
- the CUNH19orf47 gene encoding uncharacterized protein C19orf47 homolog isoform X2 — translation MGFRIRENLLLNLRKAPRSRVKARKTMVSVTMATSEWIQFFKEAGIPPGPAVNYAVMFVDNRIQKSMLLDLNKEIMNELGVTVVGDIIAILKHAKVVHRQDMCKAATESVPCNPSPLQGELRRGASSAASRMIANSLNHDSPPHTPTRRSDNSTSKISVTVSNKMAAKSAKAAALAHREEESLVVPTKRRRVTAEMEGKYIIHMPKGTTPRTRKILEQQQAAKGLHRTSVFDRLGAESKADTTTGTKPTGVFSRLGATPEMDEDLAWESDNDSSSSSVLQYAGVLKKLGQGPTKASPQPALTVKAKATSSATTTATTPKLRRLALPSRLGPEKKPDSLPKVSILQRLGKAAVVSEAQDSQVTSTKSPTVRCILPDPPAPLASQRPPRRRWRRTCKDC, via the exons GCTCCAAGAAGCAGGGTCAAGGCCAGGAAGACAATGGTCTCAGTGACAATGG CCACTTCTGAGTGGATCCAGTTCTTCAAGGAAGCCGGCATTCCCCCAGGACCTGCTGTTAATTATGCTGTGATGTTTGTGGATAATCG GATCCAGAAGAGCATGCTGCTAGATCTtaataaagaaatcatgaatGAGCTGGGTGTGACTGTCGTGGGTGATATCATTGCCATCCTCAAGCATGCCAAGGTGGTGCACCGCCAG GACATGTGCAAAGCAGCCACTGAGTCGGTTCCCTGTAACCCCAGTCCCCTCCAGGGCGAGCTTCGCCGTGGCGCTTCTAGTG CGGCTTCTCGAATGATCGCCAACAGCCTGAACCATGACTCTCCACCCCATACCCCAACACGGCGGTCAGACAACAGCACCTCCAAGATCTCTGTCACTGTGTCCAACAAGATGGCAGCGAAGAGTGCCAAGGCTGCCG CTCTGGCCCACAGGGAGGAGGAAAGCCTGGTTGTCCCCACCAAGCGGCGGCGGGTCACAGCTGAGATGGAGGGAAAGTACATCATCCACATGCCCAAGGGGACCACTCCCCGCACCCGAAAGATCctggagcagcagcaggcagcaaAAG gtctccatAGAACATCTGTGTTTGATCGCCTTGGTGCTGAGTCCAAAGCAGACACGACCACAGGGACTAAG CCCACAGGAGTTTTCAGCCGCTTAGGGGCCACCCCAGAGATGGATGAGGATCTGGCCTGGGAGAGTGACAATGACAGCAGCAGTAGCTCTGTCCTGCAGTATGCTGGGGTCCTGAAGAAACTAGGACAAGGCCCAACCAAGGCCAGTCCCCAGCCAGCACTGACTGTCAAAGCCAAGGCCACAAGCTCTgccaccaccacagccaccactCCAAAGCTGCGGCGCCTGGCACTTCCCTCTCGCCTTGGGCCGGAGAAGAAGCCAGATTCCCTGCCCAAAGTCAGCATCCTTCAGAGACTGGGAAAGGCTGCTGTTGTGTCCGAGGCACAGGACAGCCAGGTCACGAGCACCAAGA GCCCGACCGTCCGCTGCATCCTGCCCGACCCTCCTGCACCTCTGGCCTCCCAGCGGCCCCCTCGTCGACGGTGGCGGCGAACCTGTAAAGACTGTTAG
- the CUNH19orf47 gene encoding uncharacterized protein C19orf47 homolog isoform X3, translating to MVSVTMATSEWIQFFKEAGIPPGPAVNYAVMFVDNRIQKSMLLDLNKEIMNELGVTVVGDIIAILKHAKVVHRQDMCKAATESVPCNPSPLQGELRRGASSAASRMIANSLNHDSPPHTPTRRSDNSTSKISVTVSNKMAAKSAKAAALAHREEESLVVPTKRRRVTAEMEGKYIIHMPKGTTPRTRKILEQQQAAKGLHRTSVFDRLGAESKADTTTGTKPTGVFSRLGATPEMDEDLAWESDNDSSSSSVLQYAGVLKKLGQGPTKASPQPALTVKAKATSSATTTATTPKLRRLALPSRLGPEKKPDSLPKVSILQRLGKAAVVSEAQDSQVTSTKSKSSAEVKFAIKRTLVGPRGSSSSESLGAQMDHAGTVSVFKRLGRRTF from the exons ATGGTCTCAGTGACAATGG CCACTTCTGAGTGGATCCAGTTCTTCAAGGAAGCCGGCATTCCCCCAGGACCTGCTGTTAATTATGCTGTGATGTTTGTGGATAATCG GATCCAGAAGAGCATGCTGCTAGATCTtaataaagaaatcatgaatGAGCTGGGTGTGACTGTCGTGGGTGATATCATTGCCATCCTCAAGCATGCCAAGGTGGTGCACCGCCAG GACATGTGCAAAGCAGCCACTGAGTCGGTTCCCTGTAACCCCAGTCCCCTCCAGGGCGAGCTTCGCCGTGGCGCTTCTAGTG CGGCTTCTCGAATGATCGCCAACAGCCTGAACCATGACTCTCCACCCCATACCCCAACACGGCGGTCAGACAACAGCACCTCCAAGATCTCTGTCACTGTGTCCAACAAGATGGCAGCGAAGAGTGCCAAGGCTGCCG CTCTGGCCCACAGGGAGGAGGAAAGCCTGGTTGTCCCCACCAAGCGGCGGCGGGTCACAGCTGAGATGGAGGGAAAGTACATCATCCACATGCCCAAGGGGACCACTCCCCGCACCCGAAAGATCctggagcagcagcaggcagcaaAAG gtctccatAGAACATCTGTGTTTGATCGCCTTGGTGCTGAGTCCAAAGCAGACACGACCACAGGGACTAAG CCCACAGGAGTTTTCAGCCGCTTAGGGGCCACCCCAGAGATGGATGAGGATCTGGCCTGGGAGAGTGACAATGACAGCAGCAGTAGCTCTGTCCTGCAGTATGCTGGGGTCCTGAAGAAACTAGGACAAGGCCCAACCAAGGCCAGTCCCCAGCCAGCACTGACTGTCAAAGCCAAGGCCACAAGCTCTgccaccaccacagccaccactCCAAAGCTGCGGCGCCTGGCACTTCCCTCTCGCCTTGGGCCGGAGAAGAAGCCAGATTCCCTGCCCAAAGTCAGCATCCTTCAGAGACTGGGAAAGGCTGCTGTTGTGTCCGAGGCACAGGACAGCCAGGTCACGAGCACCAAGAGTAAGTCCTCAGCTGAGGTCAAGTTCGCCATTAAGAGGACTCTGGTAGGGCCCCGGGGGAGCAGCTCCAGCGAGAGCCTTGGTGCCCAGATGGACCACGCAGGCACTGTGAGCGTGTTCAAAAGACTGGGCCGAAGGACTTTCTAG